The DNA window tctcggttcggttcgggttgtattaataaaaaatattatttttcggtttggttgtatttttgagttaaaaccgaaccgaaccggaccgtaaACACCCCTATTTCCAGTATGAATGTCCCACAGTAAACAAGGAGGCAAATTATGCAGAACTAaacaatgaagaagaaataCTATTGATGTCTCATGTGGAACTATATGACAGCAATCGAGAGGATTCATGGTTTCTTGACTCTGGCTGCTCAAATCATATGTGTGGAGATAAGAATATGTTCTATGAGTTGAATGAAGAATTTAGACAACTGGTAAAGCTTGGGAATAACACACGGATGACAGTTCTTGGTAAAGGAAAAGTCAAATTGCTCTTGAATGGCTTGCAGCACACGGTCACTGATGTCTTCTATGTACCTGAACTAAAGAATAACCTCCTCAGCATAGGCCAGCTACAAGAAAAGGGTATGGCAATTCTTATCAAATCAGGAACATGCAAAGTCTATCATCCTATGAGGGGTCTGATCATTCAAACCAGGATGACAATCAACAGGATGTTTGTGCTAATAGCAAAGGCTCAAGTTAAAGATACCTCATGTTTCCATACACATGCACAAGATCTGTCTCATCTATGGCACTGCAGATATGGTCACCTCAGCCATAAAGGATTAAGAACCCTGTAATACAAGAAGATGGTGAGAGGATTACCACAACTTCCTGCATCAACCACAAAATGCACTGCCTGCATTACGGGCAAGCAGCATAGAGAACCTTTTCCTAAAAGAAGTCAATGGCGTGCATCACAAAGGTTACAACTTATTCATGCAGACTTATGTGGTCCAATCACACCAACCTCAAACAGTAAGAAAAGGTATTTCTTATGCCTCATTGATGACTATAGCAGAAAGGCCTGGGTCTATTTTTTGGCAGAGAAATCAGAAGCTCTCCAACATTTCCAGTATTTTAAGAAGCTTGTGGAAAAAGAAACTGGACAATACATCAAGAGCTTAAGAACAGATAGGGGTGGTGAATTCAACTCACTGGAATTCAATGAGTTCTGTTTGCAACATGGCATCAAGAGATAGCTAACTACAACCTACACTCCTCAGCAGAATGGAGTGGCAGAGAGGAAGAATAGGACAATGATGAACTTGGTAAGATCCATGCTGACAGAAAAGAAGATTCCCAAGAGCTTCTGGGCTGAGGCAGTAAACTGGATCATATATGTCTTGAACAGATGTCCTACTAATGCTGTAAAATACATGACTCCAGAAGAAGTATGGACTGGAATCAAGCCTTCAGTTGAACACTTTAGAGTGTTTGGATGTGTAGCTCATGTGCACATACCAAATGCAAGACGAACTAAATTGGAAGACAAGAGTGTGTGCTGCATATTGCTGGGAGTAAGTGAAGAATCAAAGGGGTACAAATTGTATGATCCTGCAACAAAGAGAATTGTAACTAGCAGGGACATcatttttgaagaagaaaaacattggGACTGGGATATCAGTCACAAGGAGGAGTTACAAATGGATTTAGAATGGGGAGGAGAAGGTGCAACTGATGGAGAAAATGCAAACATCAGTAGAAATGCAGAGGCAATTGAGAATAATACTACAGACTCAGGAGCAGAGTCAGTTTTGAATGGCATTGAAGGATCAAGCAATGCTCATATCAACACCATATATGAAGAAGGTGTCAATTTGAACACAAGGAGGGAGACAATCATGCCCAGCTGGATGAGAGACTATGTCTCTGGTGAAGGACTATCAGAAGAAGAAACATAATTGAACATGGCAATTGTGACTTCTGATGACCCCGTGAGCTATGAAGAGGTAGTGAAAAGCTACAAGTAGAGGGAGGCCATGGATGCTGAAATAGAGTCAATTCAGAAGAATGAGACATGGAGTCTAATGGAATTACCAGCTGGAACCAAGAAGATTGGTGTGAAATGGATATACAAGACCAAGTTAAATGAAACTGGCAAAGTGGATAAGTTCAAAGCCAGGCTAGTGGCTAAGGGTTATGCTCAACAACATGGTGTGGAATATACTGAAGTATTTGCTCCGGTGGAAAGGATGGATACTGTTCGGATGATCATTGCTCTAGCTGCTAAGAAAGGGTGGCCTATCTATCAATTAGATGTTAAGTCAGCCTTCCTGCATGGGGAATTAAGTGAGGAGTTGTTTGTGGAACAACCAAGAGGGTATGAGCAGAAAGGCAATGAGCACAAAGTTTACAAATTACACAAAGCACTATATGGATTAAAACAAGCCCCTCGAGCTTGGTTTAGCCGCATTGAAGCTTACTTCACTCATGAAGGATTCCAAAAGTGCATCAGTGAACAGACTTTGTTTGTTAAACTAACCAGTGGAGGCAAAATCCTTATCGTGAGCATTTATGTAGATGACTTGATCTTCACTGGAGATAATGAGGAGATGATGCTGGAATTCAAACAGTCGATGATGAAGGTTTTTGATATGATTGATCTAGGAAGAACGAGATTCTTCCTAGGTATAGAAGTACTGCAACATTCCAATGGAATCTTTATCTGTCAACGAAAATACATATTGGAAGTTCTGAAACGCTTTGGAATGGAAGAAAGCAATGCAATAATGAATCCCATAGTGCCTGGGTGCAAAACTGATACAGTTGGAGAAGGAAACAGAATCGATGATACTTACTATAAACAAATAGTAGGAAGTCTTATGTACATCACTACTACAAGACCAGACATCATGTTTGGGGCGAGTTTTATAAGCAGGTTTATGGCTAATCCAACAGAAGGGCATCTACAAGTTGCAAAAAGGATATTGAGATACTTGAAGGGCACTATTAACTATGGTATATACTATAAGAAGAATGAGGACAAGCAGCTGATTGCATACACTGACAGTGACTATGCAGGAGACATTACAGACAGGAAGAGCACATCCGGCTATGTCTTCATGCTGAGTGGAGGAGCAGTTTCATGGGCATCAAAGAAGCAGCCTATAGTTACTCTGTCAACGACTGAAGCAGAATTCGTGGTAGCAGCAGCTTGTGCTTGCCAGGCAGTATGGATGAGAAGAATTCTAGAGAAACTGAATCATGAACAAAGAGGCTGCACCATCCTAATGTGTGATAATAGCTCAACCATCAAGCTCTCACGAAATCCCATTATGCATGGACGCAACAAGCATATTGATGTGAGGTTCCATTTCCTACGTGAGTTAACACGAGACAAGATCATAGAATTGATGCACTGTGGCTCACATGATCAAGTAGCTAATCTTCTAACAAAACCAGTTAAGCTGCAGACATTTGAGAATCTTCGAGGACAAATGGGAGTCTTTGTGATACCTGATGTAAACTAATTGTTACACAGATTAGTTTAAAGGAGAGAATGTTGAGAAAGGTCAGTTAGATAAATCTGTTAGAACAGTTAGTCAGTTAAGTCAATTAATTGGTTAGCATCAGTTCAGCAACAGAATCCTTTGATCTCGGGGCAGCAGTTACTCTGCATGTACTCTGCATTGCAAATGCTATATAAAGCCACATTGTTGTTCATTTTAATAAGACAGTTGAGGATTAAGCAAGAATTCTTTCATATCTTTCTTATCATTAtaacctaagaaaaaaaaaaaagataaattaagacAGAAGGTAATTTACCAAAGGGCTTCTCTATTATTGCTGGAGTTGCGTGCCCTCTATTTTCTTGGTTCATGCTAAGCATAATTTGGCAGTCCCTTTATTTATCATGGATATTATTTAGAGAGAatacactaccagaaaatcaataaatacaaacggaaataccgagggaatatttccgtcggtaaatttccgagggattttaccgacggaaaagattccctcggtatataccgagggaattaccgtgggaaaaaaaaatagagcaaagcaaaaaaaaaaaagatgacatgtcgttttttaccgacggaattacagatggaaaaattccgtcggtaattccgtcgataaatccgttggtaaactgtgaacactgttcatcatgtcaattacaaagggaattaccgacggaatttttccgtcggtattttacagagagctctAGAACTGTTtatcttccaattgcactgttaattgttttactttatggacaaaatcaccgacggattgaaaattcattggcgtgttttggcggttttttgaaaaaattcaattgatttaaaattttcatttaaatattacagacggaatcaccgacggattgaaaaatcatcggtaatttttggcggtttctgaaaactttttacgaaattgaaaatttaaattaaatattactgacggaataattaaaaaatattaatattcaattatccgtcggtaaatccgtcggtaacgcgccccaataaaaaacctgaatccgcttatttcacaagagacagactcatttcttcttcttcttcttcttcttcttctactactactacttctatttcttcttcttcttcttctactactacttcttcttcttcttcttcttcttcttcttcttcactatatgtaaaaacatcaatatctatttctttctcttcttttctctcctcatctccttctcttttcctccatgctcgggtatgtcttcttcttccttcttcttctttcttcttttatcctcttagttttctttaattaatatgcttcatggatttttttttccttagcttcacttgcaagtatattaaggtaagatctttcttttttcttattttttcatgatttttcactatatttgttttttatttaattttaattgattttgttcttaataattgtataaatgttgttgtgagtttttttttttttttttcatatgagatcaatttttagttgatttatttataggatttttaaatttttagcaattgcaacttcatttttttcatatgaatttttgagttgaattaatttttttgttttatttatttgttacaaatttgtttgagttgattttcttattcttttttccaagcattttgagtatatattatacaattgttgatttatgttaatttaattattttataattttataaaatgaatttttttttaaatgtttttaaataattaccgacggaaatttccgtcggtaaatccgttggtaaatccatcggtaataaaaaaattttatcaacgcgtctgttccgccagtaaatccgtcggtaatattattaccgacggaattaccgacggataaaaaattaccgacgagagattcaccgacgaaaattatccgtcggtgatttagtcggtaaattaattaccgatggaatatgtgtcttacgctgacggaaaaattccatcggtaaaactgttaaatcttgtagtgatatTTCCACTTCACAAGCCTGCTTGCCTTCAAATTTGAAACTAgctagcaattaaaaaaataaatgaaactaGTAAGTTGAGTGGCTTCTTTAGTGAAGGGAGACCTAAACCTGCGGTGCTAGCTATTAATTTAAAGGCCAAATTAATTGATGGAGGCGTGAAAAGTCATAAACAAGACGTAGACGAAGTGTGTTTCCAACTGAATTATTCAAAGGGTAAGAAATATAGTTAATGGTCCTTGATAAGTTTAACGCCATCTTtcttctcttgaaaaaaaaagaaaagaagaaggtaGGAAGGTATATTACATTCATATCATATctccaaataaacaaattatataaaaatttcataaatattcGTTAATTATTAAGttcattttcttcaagtttGATCCATAGCTTAATCTGCccatttcaattatttaaaattgctcttgtattaattataatttgttcactgacattttgtgtttttaataaataaacacaaaatgTTGATGAATACGAACGGTATCTAGTTTGATCAAAGTTTAGAAGGATTTCTAATTGGTTTAAGAGAGAAGTAAAGGTTTAGATTTTAGGATAAATTAAGATGATCGTGTCTTGCACTTCAATAAAGAAGACTGATCATGTgattaacacataaaataattaaggcCCAGGTGATGATTGTCTTTGTTGATCATGTGCTAATCAAGTAATAACATGTATCTGGATACAATTTGCATCTTATGTCGCGAAGATTGTACGTTTgtttaaatgatatatatatagtaattggATAGCAATTAactatcagtttttttttaaaaattcaattttacaaaTATAGGGTTTTATTTAACGAAATAATAACACAAAATCCGTTTGAACAATtgcttttataattgaaaaaaaaagggagcaaAACGATAAGATAAGTCCCAATATtatttgcatttcaaaagtattttttaaaaattttaaatttttttttatttttttatttcaaattaatattttttatattttttaaattattttaatgtgatgatgttaaaagataaaaaaaatatgttattttaatatattttcaaataaaaaatattttataaaataattgtaacTACACTCCCAAACATGTCTTTAtacccaattaatttatttaattgtaaatCATTTTCCCGAAATAAAAGTGATAGCTctattataattgaaaatatatatatgagaacCACCACCGATAAATTAAATGGGTAAAAGAGCACAGGTGTCCACATCTCTGCAAGTTGAAGCTACATGATTCCCTTACCAGCCGTAAATTCATCAGAGCTCCACATCTTCATATACCAATAGTTTCGAGGAGGAAGTACTTCACCTTGACATGGCTTCCTCTCACCCACCTACTAGTTGCTCGAGTCCTCCCTTTCGCAGGCACAAGGAACTGATCACTTCCAAGCATCCCCGAGTAATTAGATGCCAAAGCTTTCGAGAAGATGGTATATATTTACCTCCTTTTGTCCTTCTAAATTGGGATAGTTTAGACAAAATGAATACCTATCCTCCTAATTAAGAGACCTCTCCCCTATCTGTgtgttacacacacacacacccacacACACAAGAATGACTATTGCCTCTTTCTTATGATCAGTGATGCTAAATACTTTAGCTTTACCAAAGAATTTATATTGGGTGCTAGCTTTTGTATGAAATCCTCATGCAGTTTTGAAACCGGGGTTGGCAGGAACATCTGCAAATATCGTGGATGCAAATCTGGGTATTCTGAGAGGCAGAATAGCAGAAGTAAAGATGAAGGAGAAGATGGACGCATGGTGCAGACTCAAAAATGGCTGGAATTATCAGTCTGGTTATGATCACAAATACAAGAGAGATGCTGTGTTATCCGAGTCTTTAGAAATTATGGGGTTTGCGAGCGGTGCACTTGGGTTCGTCTTTCTTTCCGGTTCTCTTTGCATCTGGCTTGTTTCTCTTCTAGTTCATTTGACTCGATGAAAGGGAGTGAAGAACTCTTGTAAGtctatttttatctatatatatatatatatatatatatatatatatatatatattgtggaTGCAGCTTTTGTTTAGATCTGTTCAGCTCCAGAAGGCAAGACTTTGCTCCATCGAAATATGTATCTTTTTTCTATCCTTAGGAGGACAAGAAAGGGGGGGAAAAGAGAAACAGATTAAAGAAAAAGCACCAGAGATTTATTATTAGTGATATTCGACGCAAGttcataaaaagaatataatatgtGAGGCAAGAGATGCCCATCCTTGAATGTATAACAATGTTCTCCTTTTTCTAAAATTAGGGCTTAATTAGGGCATAAATGAGCTCATTCGTACTATGATGAGTTGTTGAATTAATcgtttctttattaatttaatagttgATATATTGAGTCGATCTCTTCATGCCAATACTTTATATAATGCTAACCCTCCCATCTGtctgattttttcaattttggataCTGATTTTTCACAAGGCAACAaataaattaggttttttttttttaaaaaataaagattttggaAATACTTttgctattttatatataattggaaATACTTTCTTTTCCTATCTTTAAATAcacaaaataactaattaattatctaCTAGTATTAGACAATAAAAGAGCAATCTCAAGAGATTCATCTAAATATATATGGTTAAAGAGGTTTAAATCTacattttttaaggtttttagggttagaataattaaaataagaaaagtacTGAACTAACTAGCAATTAACTTTTTgcatattataatattaaacccaaaaataataaaactacatcaaaatttatcaaattattagaATGGGGCAaaagttttataaaaagaaaacttctTAAACAACTCctaaactatatattatattcttagCACTTTTATTTCTCCCTGACAAAACtctaaaatcacttaaaaagaaGCCCAAAAACctataatattaaaatccaaaaataataaaactacatcaaaatttatcaaattattagaTTGGGGAAATTTTTGCATATtgtcttaaactaatttttgctcatttgaaaaaacaataacagcaaaatttgtatttttccttttgataaatcatgttaatttatataaaaaaactattaaaataaaggttcataaaatttttattcatttaatttctaCACTGGTTATAACTTCTACTCACACcacatataatttaaaataatctagAATAACTCTTTTAAATGATTCATTCTAATGCTATAATATAGTACTAAAAGTAAGAtcttaaataaaacttttgCTCACAAAATGTACTTTACATATTTATTCAGCAATATTAGAATAAACAATTAGGGAAAAGAACAGTTATCTGGTtggaagtgtgtagaaatgtaACTGGCCGTAACTATCAACTGACACATCTCACGTTAGGAGCAGTCAAGATATTCAATCAGTGACATAAAGCCTCTAAAACCGTGTCTGCGAGTgtaattaagattattttttaaaatattttttatttaaaaaaatatgttaataatattattttatatttttaaaattagtatattaaaataatttaaaaacattaaaaacatattattttaaaataaaaaaaattcaaatattttaaaaaacatttttggaaCACAATGCCGAACACTCGGTTAAGAGTGTTCGTCCCAGCGGGAAATGAGAAAGATGGTGTCTTTATCCAGAGATTTTCGacagagaatatatatatttagctcTTAAAAGGCCAGAATCTGATTCTACTCGAGACTTAAAGTTGAGAGGAGGAGATATAAGGGTGTGAACTGTGAATTGTTCTTCGCATCATTATAAATGGGCATTAAGTCATTTATTttgcaaagagagaaaaaaagcagAAGGCTTTAAAGTTGTTCAGTAATCTTCTAAGCACCCCAAATTCCTAAAAGTAACTTCAAATCGATTCTGCAGTAAAATCTTCAAATACCCAAATCTTTACAGATAAAGTCAAATCAAACCAATTAACTTCGTATCCATGCAAAGTAAATCTTTAAATCTCCATAAATCAAGCCATGTCTCCTCCTATGGAAGACCGCTTCTTTCTCTTCAGACGATTTACAAATCAGATCAAGTCAAGTCAAGTGATATTTCTTCAGACGATCAAGCATCAAGCCTATGGAAGACCGCTTCTTTCTCTTCAAATCCAAATTCCGTATCAAATCACTCCAGAGTCTCTTTAATATCTTTGGATCTTGCCGATAATCAGATGACCTAAACCAGATTATTGCGCGTGTAAATGTAACATGGTTCTGATTTATGAAGTCATTCGGAGCATTTTGAGATGTCCTCTCATGCAATTTCTACTCTTCAAAGTTTCTGTTTTCTTTGCCATTGAGAACCCAGAATATGATGAAGGGATATCTTGGTTTTGAGTTCTTGGTTCAAATCAAAGGGCCGGTGGTCACTTGGGTGTTCCGGCAAAGTTGTAGGTGGTTATTTACTGATTAGATAAGGCCAGTTGCTATTCGAGTCGAGAGGATGCGCAGTGTTGTGGCCTATCTGCAGCTCCGATAAATTCAAGGATAAGTTTGGTATTAATATTTGCTCGCTCCAATTGACGAAGCGATGAAAGATTACAAGGGGAATGTAACAGACTGCTTTGATCTACATTATTTATATCCAGGCACTCATAATATTGATATTAACAACCACATATTAAAattgatgcaatttttttttatttccttttctttaggttacataaaacatataaatttaatgggatactcaattaataaattaataaattaataaatgaagTAACGGTTGGTGGGTACTCCTAAAGTAGCAGAGACATTTCTAAAAAGATAGGTAGACTAACTCACACCCCTTGACATGAAATAGCTATTTTATGCCGAGAgtacaatattaaaaatgaatataaatataaaattaattgaataaaaaaaaaaaaacacgtaagattatatttattaaaaatattattcaaaaataaatattttttatttacacttctacgcaagaaattaaaaaaaaaaacgcccaTGGCTTATAACATCGAAAACTGAACTTGGGTACCCCACGTACACTCCTTAAAGCCCGTTTGGCTCTACGGCTGCGGctgcattttatttaaaattcagtGCGCAACCGTTTGGTTAAGGAAAAAATTCATTTACTGTTTATTGGGCCCCACTTAATTTCTACGATAAAAACACAGGAAAAGAGAAGCAaccatttcatgttttttttcactgttcatgttaattgcactgttttGAACAGTTTAACACAGTGTTTTGCgtacactgttcatgtgaacagtgcaagagaattgcactgttcacttgcctacgggacttttttttttaagtgtgttaattttttttttttaaaaaaaactagtttagagtaaattttatacctgataatattttatccaatcaaCGGTGTTTTTGTCGGAtatatttcgtacgtaatgaaattataaatggtttcatggaataataaaaaactattttatataaagtatggtttatttcatgatataatagcaataattaaatccataataattaaattaaaaatcatcagtattaatatatatttttaaaattattttataacctcaattttaaaagcactcttaaccaaacacattaaactactttttcttcaacttcaatttcaaccacagttttaactaaacacctattttttcaaaccaacatcaactaaaagtactttttataaaacaactttttttaaaccacaaccacaacagctaccgcaataccaaacacactctcaGTCCTTACCATCCAAGCTAGAAGAATTCCAATTCCttgcaattataatttttaccggcacataaatttattataattagccTTGCCTTTCACCTAATgagtaatatatattatatagttgATACATTGAGGTCAGCGAAATAAACAGCCAGTATAaaccaaatatataattatgttcattAAACAGAAGTATGTAACCAATTTCTCAACCTGATTTTGCATTAATCAGATCAAAATATAACCTAGCTAAAAgattctat is part of the Populus alba chromosome 10, ASM523922v2, whole genome shotgun sequence genome and encodes:
- the LOC140956027 gene encoding uncharacterized protein; this encodes MANDSNNNFIQPSIPRFDGHFDHWSMLMENFLRSKEFWILIEIGYTEPEEGASVTETQRKKLEELKLKDLKVKNYLFQAIDRTILETIPEKNTSKQIWDSMKRKYEGNARVKRSILQTLRKEFETLEMKTGEHVTDYFAKVMTVASKMRIYGEQMRDVTIVEKILRSLTDRFNYIVCSIEESKDIDVLSIDELQSSLIVHEQKFQKHSMEEQALKVTYEERSYGRGQSRRIFRGGGRVNKEANYAELNNEEEILLMSHVELYDSNREDSWFLDSGCSNHMCGDKNMFYELNEEFRQLVKLGNNTRMTVLGKGKVKLLLNGLQHTVTDVFYVPELKNNLLSIGQLQEKGMAILIKSGTCKVYHPMRGLIIQTRMTINRMFVLIAKAQLTTTYTPQQNGVAERKNRTMMNLVRSMLTEKKIPKSFWAEAVNWIIYVLNRCPTNAVKYMTPEEVWTGIKPSVEHFRVFGCVAHVHIPNARRTKLEDKSVCCILLGVSEESKGYKLYDPATKRIVTSRDIIFEEEKHWDWDISHKEELQMDLEWGGEGATDGENANISRNAEAIENNTTDSGAESVLNGIEGSSNAHINTIYEEGVNLNTRRETIMPSWMRDYVSGEGLSEEET